A stretch of Xenopus laevis strain J_2021 chromosome 8S, Xenopus_laevis_v10.1, whole genome shotgun sequence DNA encodes these proteins:
- the LOC108700642 gene encoding uncharacterized protein LOC108700642: MRKKSAFLAKCREAEAKNPGACVGTGKRAVKSRVQMKSLEAKKPSERKSLQRKVKALSAAGKKESAKHGNSTVPGGEAGGPTQAMDSVTALPVSAESTSAITAGEFGQDTGEGNSSLAIVLAMEAAIMEEAACLSIGEALENKPSSDSSSRPAKGAHEPESATEGLCCITNMAAGKAGGPAELEEDCKLLAESIAEETLRGNECAVPADKARREVPVSTLATSPVLQVRLQTPSGQ; the protein is encoded by the exons atgagaaaaaaatcagcttttcttGCCAAGTGTAGGGAGGCTGAAGCTAAGAACCCCGGAGCATGTGTGGGTACTGGCAAACGTGCAGTTAAATCCAGAGTTCAGATGAAGTCTCTGGAAGCAAAGAAGCCAAGTGAGAGGAAAAGTTTGCAGAGGAAAGTGAAGGCCTTGTCTGCAGCAGGAAAGAAGGAAAGTGCAAAGCATGGGAACAGCACAGTACCTGGAGGGGAAGCAGGAGGGCCAACACAAGCCATGGACTCTGTAACAGCCCTGCCTGTCTCAGCTGAGAGCACTTCTGCCATTACTGCCGGGGAATTTGGTCAGGACACTGGGGAAGGAAACAGTAGCTTGGCCATTGTtttagccatggaggcagccataaTGGAGGAGGCAGCATGTCTGAGCATTGGGGAGGCCTTGGAGAACAAGCCCAGCAGTGATTCCAGCAGCAGACCAGCAAAGGGAGCCCATGAGCCAGAAAGTGCCACAGAGGGATTGTGCTGCATAACCAATATGGCTGCTGGAAAGGCTGGAGGGCCAGCAGAGCTGGAGGAGGACTGCAAACTACTGGCAGAATCTATTGCTGAGGAAACCCTGAGGGGGAATGAATGTGCTGTACCTGCAGACAAG GCAAGGAGAGAGGTTCCTGTTTCTACCCTGGCAACCTCGCCAGTGCTTCAGGTGCGGCTCCAAACGCCATCTGGCCAGTGA